A genomic segment from Deltaproteobacteria bacterium encodes:
- the trmFO gene encoding methylenetetrahydrofolate--tRNA-(uracil(54)-C(5))-methyltransferase (FADH(2)-oxidizing) TrmFO, with amino-acid sequence MSGNIERVNVVGGGLAGCEAAWQLARRGVPVDLYEMRPARRTEAHTTAHLAELVCSNSFRSRSLTTGAGLLKEEMRRMGSLMIELGEAHRVPAGSALAVDRVRFAEAVSERVSSLPDLRLIRREIDSIPPGLTIVATGPLTAGALSERLRELLGAEHLYYYDAISPVVTAESVDASVAFRASRYDENPGDYLNLPLTQAEYYRLVDSVVEAEKVPVRSFERFFEGCLPVEEMARRGRETLAFGPMRPTGLVDPASGERPYAVVQLRQENREGTLYNLVGFQTKMTWPEQKRVFSLIPGLADAVFVRYGSLHRNTYINAPRHLLPTLQWRGGPRLFFAGQITGVEGYIESAASGLLAGVNAARLVSGGKPVTPPATTALGALLNYVSDPGRRDFQPMNVNFGLFPSLPFKTKGRRKKEFMAERALRDLERWWLDCGEGPSSAAVVEA; translated from the coding sequence GTGAGCGGCAATATCGAGCGCGTCAACGTCGTGGGCGGCGGTCTCGCGGGATGCGAGGCGGCGTGGCAGCTCGCCCGGCGGGGCGTGCCGGTGGACCTGTACGAGATGAGGCCGGCGCGGCGCACCGAGGCGCACACCACCGCCCATCTCGCGGAGCTGGTGTGCAGCAACTCGTTCCGTTCCCGGTCGCTGACCACCGGCGCGGGGCTGCTGAAGGAAGAGATGCGCCGCATGGGCTCGTTGATGATCGAGCTGGGGGAGGCCCACCGGGTGCCCGCGGGGTCCGCCCTGGCGGTGGACCGGGTGCGGTTCGCGGAGGCCGTTTCCGAGCGCGTGTCGTCGCTGCCGGACCTGCGCCTGATCCGCCGCGAGATCGACTCCATCCCGCCGGGCCTCACCATCGTCGCCACCGGGCCGCTGACCGCGGGTGCGCTGTCGGAGCGCTTGCGGGAGCTGCTGGGAGCCGAGCATCTCTACTACTACGATGCCATCTCGCCCGTGGTCACCGCCGAGTCCGTGGACGCGTCGGTGGCGTTTCGCGCCTCCCGCTACGACGAGAATCCAGGCGACTACCTGAACCTGCCGCTGACCCAGGCCGAATACTACCGGCTGGTGGACTCCGTGGTGGAAGCCGAGAAGGTGCCGGTGCGCAGCTTCGAGCGCTTCTTCGAGGGTTGTCTCCCGGTCGAGGAGATGGCCCGGCGCGGCCGCGAGACCCTGGCGTTCGGGCCCATGCGCCCCACCGGGCTCGTGGACCCGGCTTCCGGGGAGAGGCCCTACGCGGTGGTGCAGTTGCGCCAGGAGAACCGCGAGGGGACGCTGTACAACCTCGTGGGCTTTCAGACCAAGATGACCTGGCCCGAGCAGAAGCGCGTGTTCTCGCTGATCCCGGGACTGGCCGACGCGGTGTTCGTGCGCTACGGCAGCCTGCACCGCAACACCTACATCAACGCGCCGCGGCACCTCTTGCCGACCCTGCAGTGGCGCGGCGGCCCGCGGCTCTTCTTCGCCGGCCAGATCACCGGAGTCGAGGGCTACATCGAATCGGCCGCCTCCGGCCTCCTGGCCGGTGTCAACGCGGCCCGGCTGGTTTCCGGAGGCAAGCCGGTGACACCGCCCGCCACCACGGCGCTGGGCGCCCTGCTCAACTACGTGTCCGATCCCGGGCGCCGCGACTTTCAGCCAATGAACGTCAACTTCGGGCTCTTCCCGAGTCTTCCCTTCAAGACAAAGGGCCGGCGCAAGAAGGAGTTCATGGCGGAACGGGCGCTGCGGGACCTGGAGCGCTGGTGGCTCGACTGCGGCGAGGGCCCCTCGTCGGCCGCCGTGGTTGAAGCGTGA
- the dprA gene encoding DNA-processing protein DprA: MRGGAGASGRTPDESRRDLAWLAFGEIPGLGCVGFRRIAEAFADPTDAFFGGGGGLREIAGLSRQAVEGLLAFSAWDRVAEEMRRVRDSGVRLVRYTDPAYPERLRAIHDPPPVLYVKGSPEVAGYASVGVVGTRAPSEYGREMTRLLCRGLASAGVVVVSGMARGIDRHAHEAALDGGGWTVAVLGSGVDVPYPPEHRDLSGRIEGSGAVLSEHPLGTRPLSHHFPSRNRLISGLALGIVVVEATERSGSLITARWALEQDREVFAVPGPARASRSRGPHRLIRQGAKLVEDVSDVIEEIAPQLAAQAAPARDAAPAVAVESGGVVSRTPLGGAARAILLNLEAGPLPMDDVMDRTGLPAQQVCEVLLELELGGLLKQLPGNRYALNTAVIGDTGGAR; the protein is encoded by the coding sequence GTGCGCGGCGGGGCGGGTGCATCGGGCCGGACGCCGGACGAGAGCCGGCGGGACCTCGCCTGGCTTGCGTTCGGCGAGATTCCGGGCCTTGGGTGCGTCGGGTTCCGGCGCATCGCGGAAGCCTTCGCCGATCCCACGGACGCGTTTTTCGGCGGCGGGGGCGGGCTGCGGGAGATCGCCGGGTTGAGCCGGCAGGCGGTGGAAGGACTGCTGGCGTTCTCGGCGTGGGACCGCGTGGCGGAAGAGATGCGGCGGGTGCGCGATTCCGGGGTGCGGCTGGTGCGGTACACGGACCCGGCCTATCCGGAACGGCTGCGCGCCATACACGATCCGCCTCCGGTGCTCTACGTCAAGGGTTCGCCGGAGGTGGCGGGGTACGCCTCGGTGGGTGTCGTGGGGACGCGCGCGCCGAGCGAGTACGGCCGCGAGATGACCCGGCTGCTGTGCCGGGGGTTGGCCTCGGCGGGCGTCGTGGTGGTCAGCGGCATGGCCCGTGGCATCGACCGGCACGCCCACGAGGCCGCGCTCGACGGAGGCGGCTGGACCGTGGCGGTGCTGGGCTCGGGAGTGGACGTGCCCTATCCGCCGGAGCACCGCGATCTCAGCGGCCGCATCGAAGGGAGCGGCGCGGTGCTCTCGGAGCATCCTCTGGGCACGCGCCCGCTGTCGCACCATTTCCCCTCGCGCAACCGCCTCATCAGCGGCCTCGCCCTCGGCATAGTGGTGGTGGAAGCCACCGAGCGCAGCGGTTCCCTCATCACGGCGCGCTGGGCCCTGGAGCAGGACCGGGAGGTGTTCGCCGTGCCCGGCCCGGCGCGCGCCAGCCGCAGCCGCGGCCCCCATCGGCTCATCCGGCAGGGAGCCAAGCTGGTGGAGGACGTGAGCGACGTGATCGAGGAGATCGCGCCGCAACTGGCGGCGCAGGCGGCGCCCGCGCGCGACGCGGCTCCGGCCGTCGCGGTCGAGTCGGGTGGTGTCGTTTCCCGAACTCCGCTCGGCGGCGCGGCGCGCGCGATCCTACTGAACCTTGAAGCCGGGCCGCTGCCGATGGACGACGTGATGGACCGCACTGGCCTTCCGGCCCAGCAGGTCTGCGAGGTGCTTCTGGAGTTGGAGCTGGGAGGTTTGCTCAAGCAGTTGCCGGGAAACAGATACGCGCTGAACACGGCCGTCATCGGCGACACCGGAGGCGCTCGATAA
- a CDS encoding ABC transporter ATP-binding protein: protein MSLITLEDISKTHARIAPVAVSHVSFTLGEREILALLGPSGSGKTTTLRMIAGFDRPDSGRILLHGAPLSGDGMWIEPEQRRIGMVFQDYALFPHLTLLENVMFGLRGRSRKDREDTARRVLAVVGMDEMAARYPHEISGGQQQRVALARALAPNPLVLLLDEPFSNLDSDMRAEMREELLRILRESDTSAIIVTHDQEEAFTLADRIGILNRGVLEQISEPEVLYRQPETRFVAEFVGRSDFIPGVVCDGIETELGKFPNDPGLPADTRVDVLVRPDEVELEPAEDGVGVVARRRFRGAENLYQVALPSGVRIRSSQPSTYVLPAGTRVRVTVRHADVIAFPCAAASS from the coding sequence GTGTCCCTGATCACTCTCGAGGATATCTCCAAGACCCATGCGCGCATCGCCCCGGTGGCGGTGTCCCACGTGAGCTTCACCTTGGGGGAACGGGAGATCCTCGCGCTGCTCGGTCCCAGCGGCTCGGGCAAGACCACGACCCTGCGCATGATCGCGGGTTTCGACCGGCCCGACAGCGGCAGGATACTGCTCCACGGAGCGCCCCTCTCGGGCGACGGCATGTGGATCGAGCCCGAGCAACGGCGCATCGGCATGGTCTTCCAGGACTACGCCCTGTTTCCGCACCTGACGTTGCTGGAGAACGTCATGTTCGGCCTGCGGGGCCGGTCGCGCAAGGACCGAGAGGACACGGCGCGGCGCGTGCTCGCCGTGGTCGGCATGGACGAAATGGCCGCCCGCTATCCCCACGAGATCTCCGGCGGCCAGCAGCAGCGCGTGGCGCTGGCCCGGGCGCTGGCGCCCAATCCCCTGGTGCTCCTGCTGGACGAGCCCTTCAGCAACCTGGACTCCGACATGAGGGCCGAGATGCGCGAGGAGCTGCTGCGGATCCTGCGAGAGTCGGACACCAGCGCCATCATCGTGACCCACGACCAGGAAGAGGCGTTCACGCTGGCGGACCGCATCGGCATCCTGAACCGCGGTGTGCTGGAACAGATTTCCGAACCCGAGGTATTGTACCGTCAGCCTGAGACGCGTTTCGTCGCCGAGTTCGTGGGCCGGTCGGACTTCATCCCAGGGGTGGTGTGCGACGGCATCGAGACCGAACTGGGCAAGTTCCCCAACGATCCCGGACTGCCCGCCGATACGAGGGTCGACGTCCTGGTGCGGCCGGACGAGGTGGAGCTGGAACCCGCGGAGGACGGAGTCGGGGTGGTGGCGCGCCGGCGGTTTCGCGGTGCCGAGAACCTGTACCAGGTGGCCCTTCCCTCGGGTGTGCGCATTCGCAGCAGCCAGCCCTCGACGTATGTTCTGCCGGCCGGCACCCGGGTGCGCGTGACGGTGCGGCATGCGGACGTTATCGCATTTCCCTGTGCCGCGGCGTCTTCCTGA